A genome region from Erigeron canadensis isolate Cc75 chromosome 3, C_canadensis_v1, whole genome shotgun sequence includes the following:
- the LOC122591416 gene encoding uncharacterized protein LOC122591416 → MKDLVGAQKATNEKMASQWDAMTTRLDGLANKLEQSTKSTQATFQDIEAKLERLGNSNRQPGTLPSNTQPNPKPQQNNQGSGSKYNPPNARNEHVYAVTTRSGNTYNSANHFPDESTPLAQVHEEEEEVAEEVEIEPNPAVQTPVVPSKQAEKPEVKPDQPKVSFPQRLVKHKLKQQMDKFVSHLSKLHINIPFLDAIVQMPGYAKCLRQILMNKKNLAGVTTTVLEDVCSAAVTGKLPEKCGDPGSFTIPCKIGNLSVKRALNDSGASINLMPSSIYSKLNLGEPKSIKMKIHLADKSEIRPMGILEDVLVKVGGLVFPVDFVIIEADEALDVPLILGRPFLATTNAKLEVGRGKLTLRAGNESVTFTNTYSVSFPNVANSVETACVSSLDSQVDEWLDKKLEKEGELKKAAVPV, encoded by the coding sequence atgaaggatttggtaggaGCTCAGAAAGCTACTaatgagaagatggcctctcaatgggatgctatgactaccaGATTGGATGGTTTGGCTAATAAGCTTGAGCAGAGCACCAAGAGTACTCAAGCGACTTTCCAGGATATAGAAGCTAAGCTCGAAAGGCTAGGAAATTCGAATAGGCAGCCCGGTACTCTACCAAGTAATACTCAACCGAATCCTAAGCCTCAACAAAACAATCAAGGATCGGGATCGAAGTACAACCCTCCCAATGCTCGAAATGAGCATGTCTATGCCGTCACAACTCGATCAGGTAATACGTATAATTCTGCAAATCATTTTCCTGATGAATCTACTCCGCTTGCGCAGGtacatgaagaagaagaggaggttGCTGAAGAAGTAGAGATAGAGCCGAACCCAGCCGTGCAGACACCGGTCGTTCCATCAAAACAGGCTGAAAAACCTGAAGTAAAGCCGGACCAGCCCAAAGTCTCATTTCCTCAGAGATTGGTGAAACATAAACTAAAGCAGCAAATGGATAAATTTGTGAGTCACCTCAGTAAATTGCATATTAACATTCCATTTTTAGATGCAATTGTGCAAATGCCAGgttatgcaaagtgtttgaggcAAATCTTGATGAATAAGAAAAATCTGGCGGGGGTGACGACTACAGTGCTTGAGGATGTTTGTTCAGCAGCAGTGACAGGTAAGTTGCCCGAAAAATGCGGGGATCCAGGTAGTTTTACCATACCTTGTAAGATTGGTAATTTATCTGTGAAAAGAGCCTTAAACGATTCAGGAGCAAGTATTAATCTAATGCCTTCATCGATTTATTCTAAACTGAATTTAGGAGAACCGAAATcgattaaaatgaaaatccatttggcCGATAAATCTGAAATTAGACCAATGGGAATTCTAGAAGATGTGTTAGTTAAGGTGGGCGGTTTGGTTTTTCCTGTCGATTTTGTGATTATTGAAGCAGATGAAGCATTAGATGTGCCTCTTATCTTAGGGAGACCATTCCTTGCCACGACTAATGCTAAACTTGAGGTCGGTCGTGGAAAACTTACTTTGAGAGCAGGAAATGAGTCGGTGACATTTACAAACACCTATTCTGTATCTTTTCCTAATGTTGCTAACTCAGTTGAAACTgcttgtgttagttctttggaTTCGCAGGTTGATGAATGGTTAGATAAGAAGCTTGAAAAGGAGGGTGAGTTGAAGAAGGCAGCAGTGCCAGTTTAG